A stretch of DNA from Arthrobacter jiangjiafuii:
GGCGCGACGTCGACCTGGCGCTGCTGGGCTATGACGTCCTGGCGTTTGTCACCCTTGAGGTCTCACACCGGGAGCTGGACACGGTCATCACCGGGCTGCGCAAACTGCCGCAGATCCTGGAGGTGTACGAGATCTCCGGGCACGGCGACATCTGGTGCCGGCTGGCGGCCACTGACACCCAGCAGCTGCAGCAGGCGCTGCGCTCGGTACTGCGCATCAAGGGCGTGATCCGCACCGAGACGGTCCTGGCCCTGCATGAACACATCCCCTACCGCAGTGAACCGCTGCTGCAGAAGCTGGCCCCCGCCACCTAGGTGTACTGAGACACCACGTTAGTTACACGTGAATAGGGTGAAGACCTCTTAGGTTTGGTGGTTACCACACACACCCGAACCTAAGAGGTCTTCATGTCCCACCGTAATGCCCGTCTGGCTCCGGCCGGAAGAATGATCCTGATCCAGCGCGTTACTTCCGGCCGGCCGGTAGCCCACGTCGCCAAAGAAATGGGCATCTCCCGGCCCACGGCCTACCGGTGGGTGAATCGCTACCGGGACGAAGGACTGCCTGGCTTGGAAGACCGTTCGTCGAAGCCGAAATCCTGCCCGCACGCCACCAGCCCAGCGAAGACGGCCGAGGTCCTTGCGTCCCGGACCGAGCACCGCACGGGGCCGGCCGATATCGCGGCACGCACCGGTGTCGGCGTCCGGACGGTCTCCCGGATCCTTACCCGTGCCGGGATGCCGAAGCTCTGGGATCTGGACCCGCTGACCGGGACCCGGATCCGTGCAGGCCGGGCGACCGAACGCCGGTATGAACGCGACGCACCCGGGGACATGGTCCACATAGATGTGAAGAAACTTGGCCGGATACCCGACGGCGGTGGCTGGCGGGCAGACCCGAAGCAATCCGCCCGCAACCACAACACCGGCCATACTCGGGTCGGGTTCGACTACGTCCACGTGGCCGTGGATGACCACTCCCGGCTCGCGTTCGTGGAAGTCCACCCCGATGAGAAAGGCTTCACCTGCGCCGGGTTCCTGGAACGGGCCGCAGCGTTCATGGCTGCCCACGGGGCGCCGGTGCAACGGGTGATGACCGATAACGCGTTCGCCTACCGCCTCTCGAACGATTTTCAGTCCGTACTCACCGCACTGGATGCCAAACACATTCTGATCAAGCCCCGCCATCCGTGGCAGAACGGCAAAGCCGAACGCTTCAACCGGACCCTGCAGGAAGGCTGGGCCTACCGGCAGGTCTTCGACTCCAACCAGGCCCGAACCGACGCGCTGGGACCGTGGCTAGACTTCTACAACCACCAACGCCCGCACACCAGCCTCGGAGGCAAAGCACCCATCACCCGGTGCAACCAACGTCCTGTCTGAGTACACCTAGGCCTCACCCGGAGCCGGTCCGGGTGCTGCTCAACAGCTCCTCCGCAGTGGCCAGGGTCAGCCCGCCTGCCTGCCGGCCCCGGCTTGCGGCTCCGGCCACCAGTGTCAGCGCCACGGCGGCGGACCGCGCATAAAGGGCCTCGGGATCCGTTTGGCGGGCAAAGGAACGGGTGCACAGCTGCGCTGCTGCCCGGAGTCCGCTGTTCTGGGGGTTCAGCGCCGACAACACCCGCAGATGGCCCAGGAAGCAGGCCAGGTCATCCACGCGATGCCCGGGGCCCAGGGCATCGACGTCGAGCAGGCCGCTGATTTCGAGCGTTTCACTGTTTCCCACAGCCAGCAGGTTGCCTCCGTGAAAGTCACCATGGGAGGGAACCAGCGGCCCCGGGTCGGCAGCGGCCACCGCCGCCGCAATGTCCCCCGCAAGATGGCTGATGCGCCCGGATTCCGTGCCCAGCGCGACGACGGCGCCGTCGGCGTACTCCACTACCCGTTCCGCCCAGCCAGGCCGGCGGGAAAAGGCCATGGCGCCGGCGGGGAGCCGGTCCAGCAGGTCAACCAGGGCATCCGGATCAAATGCAGGGGCACCTGCCGGGCGCAGCTGCAGATGCAGGGATTTTCCGGGCAGGGAATCCATGACCAGCACGTTCTCCCGTGCGCTGCCGGCAGCAGGTCCGGCGTCCAGCAGGGGCGGCACCGGCAGCCCTGCCCCCGCGGCCAGTTCAAGCCGGTGCCGCAGGCCGGCCGCCAGCTTCGGCTGTGGAACTTTCAGGTAGGCCCTCGCCCCGGCGTGGTCTGCCCGCACCACGGCCCGGCGCAGCGGCCGGTACGCAGTGAGTGCCAGCGAAGCCGTTCCCGTCCCCACGAACACATCACGGGCCACTGCTTCGGCGTTGGTGGCCCAGGGCAGCCCGGTCAGGACCGGATCGCGGGGATGCACCCAGAGCCGGATGGCGGTGCCATCCAGGGTGGCTGTGACCGTGCCGGCCGGTTCTCCAGTAATTGTTTCCGGCGGCAGGGCAGCGGTTGTCGCTCCGATCTGCAGGTGCACGGTCTGCCCGGGTTGGCCTGCAGATGCGGCCCGGCGTGGCTGTGCCTGAACCCGGTACAGGGCGGTGATGCCGGCTCCGGGGCGGTGATGGGAACGCAGATGGGCCCAGGTCACCGGGGTGAGGCCCAGCGGCCGCAGCACGGCAGCCAGGGGCCGGTGGATGCCGGGTCCCTCCAGCAAGCTTTTCAGGGCCGACTCGGACGGCAGCTTCCGCGGCCCGCCCTCACGGTTCATGGCTAGGCGCGGCGGCGCTGCAGCACGTCGTCGAGGTTGATCTTGCCGGTGTTCAGTGCAGCCTCGGCGCCGGCTGCGTTGTCTGCTGCAGCCGCTTCGGCTCCGGCGCGGATGGAGGTCCGGGCTGCGGGCTTGGGCGTCTGCGGCAGAACGATCGGTTCCGGTGCGGCGCGCGGTGCCACTGCGGCTTCAACGTAGGTGGGTTTGGGTACTTCCACCGGCTCCCACGGGGTGGTGGAAGTCTTCGGGGGGCCTGCAGGTGCCTGCGGGGCCGCCTGGGCAGCCACGGCAAGGGCGGCGGTGCGCAGCTCCGCTGCGGTCAGGGGGCGATCGGGTGATCCCGGTGCGGTGCTGACCGAGGTCTCTCCGGCGTCGTCGACCTTGGCGGTCCCGGTGGATTCCGCGTCAAACAGAACCGTTTCGCGCTGCGGACGCTCCTGGACCACGGGTGCTTCAGCGGGCGCCGCTTCGGGCTCGGCAGCCCGGCGGGCAGAGCCGGAGGCCATGGCCGCGCGGAAGGCGGCGTTGACCCGGCTCCGCCGGTCGCGCACGGCCAGCGTACGCAGGGAGGCAACTACGGCTGCCGTGAGGACGGCTGCCCCTGCCGGGAGCCACCAGGACGCTGCGCCGAACAGGGCCAGGGGAAGGCCGGCGATGACCGTCACCACAGCGAGCGCACCTGCCAGCGCCAGGGCTGCCCGGCCGTAGCGGATCCGGAAGGCCGGCTGCGTGGCCTGCGGCCGGGCGTTCTCCGAAGCCGGGGAGGTGGTGGCGGCGGATGTGCCGGGCCGGGCGGATGCGGTGTTGTTCATGATGTTCCCCTGCTGGGACAGTCCATCGGCAGAGATGGAAGAGCGGATGGCTGTTGAGGAGGGCGGGGGCAGAACAGCCGGCAACGCGGAGGCTGGCCGGCGGAGCATATAGGGGGCAACCCACAGCAACCACAGGCCAACGGTAACGGCCAGTATCAGGGAGCTGTTGAGAGGGAAATCCACACC
This window harbors:
- a CDS encoding phosphotransferase family protein; amino-acid sequence: MNREGGPRKLPSESALKSLLEGPGIHRPLAAVLRPLGLTPVTWAHLRSHHRPGAGITALYRVQAQPRRAASAGQPGQTVHLQIGATTAALPPETITGEPAGTVTATLDGTAIRLWVHPRDPVLTGLPWATNAEAVARDVFVGTGTASLALTAYRPLRRAVVRADHAGARAYLKVPQPKLAAGLRHRLELAAGAGLPVPPLLDAGPAAGSARENVLVMDSLPGKSLHLQLRPAGAPAFDPDALVDLLDRLPAGAMAFSRRPGWAERVVEYADGAVVALGTESGRISHLAGDIAAAVAAADPGPLVPSHGDFHGGNLLAVGNSETLEISGLLDVDALGPGHRVDDLACFLGHLRVLSALNPQNSGLRAAAQLCTRSFARQTDPEALYARSAAVALTLVAGAASRGRQAGGLTLATAEELLSSTRTGSG
- a CDS encoding Lrp/AsnC family transcriptional regulator, translating into MGNLDALDLKLLLELVRDPRAQIGELSETLGIARNTTQSHLKHLDRAGLVRPGGRDVDLALLGYDVLAFVTLEVSHRELDTVITGLRKLPQILEVYEISGHGDIWCRLAATDTQQLQQALRSVLRIKGVIRTETVLALHEHIPYRSEPLLQKLAPAT
- a CDS encoding IS481 family transposase, whose amino-acid sequence is MSHRNARLAPAGRMILIQRVTSGRPVAHVAKEMGISRPTAYRWVNRYRDEGLPGLEDRSSKPKSCPHATSPAKTAEVLASRTEHRTGPADIAARTGVGVRTVSRILTRAGMPKLWDLDPLTGTRIRAGRATERRYERDAPGDMVHIDVKKLGRIPDGGGWRADPKQSARNHNTGHTRVGFDYVHVAVDDHSRLAFVEVHPDEKGFTCAGFLERAAAFMAAHGAPVQRVMTDNAFAYRLSNDFQSVLTALDAKHILIKPRHPWQNGKAERFNRTLQEGWAYRQVFDSNQARTDALGPWLDFYNHQRPHTSLGGKAPITRCNQRPV